A window from Clostridiales bacterium encodes these proteins:
- the dut gene encoding dUTP diphosphatase translates to MDLAVKRLDTGLPLPRYAHVGDAGLDLHSAVSMTLHPFERRLVPTGIAIAIPEGFAGFVQPRSGLAIREGLSLVNAPGLIDSHYRGEIKVICINLDPETPIVIKRGDKIAQLVVQPVVSANVIESTQLEETERGESGFGSTGV, encoded by the coding sequence ATGGATCTTGCTGTCAAGCGGCTCGACACGGGACTTCCCCTTCCGCGTTACGCTCATGTGGGTGACGCAGGGCTCGATCTGCACTCGGCCGTCTCCATGACACTGCATCCATTTGAGCGCCGACTCGTGCCAACCGGCATCGCCATCGCGATCCCTGAAGGATTCGCGGGTTTTGTCCAGCCCCGCAGCGGACTTGCGATACGCGAGGGACTGTCGCTCGTCAACGCTCCTGGACTGATCGACAGTCACTACCGCGGCGAGATCAAGGTCATCTGCATCAACCTTGACCCGGAAACCCCGATCGTGATCAAGCGAGGGGACAAGATCGCCCAGCTCGTCGTACAGCCGGTCGTCTCGGCGAACGTGATCGAATCCACGCAACTTGAAGAGACTGAGCGAGGTGAGAGTGGATTTGGCAGCACTGGAGTCTGA
- a CDS encoding NUDIX hydrolase: protein MKRLSEVRVDLAALESERPRIRVAALITIDDRVVLVRHRKDDAAYHLLPGGGVEHRETLAQALAREVAEETGLGIVVGRPLLISDTIAPDGSRHTVNIIFDAAVTHGSLADPAGDPRIEAVELVDSESLSTLDLRPPIAGALVRALASRPTFAAEYLGAPYSSK from the coding sequence TTGAAGAGACTGAGCGAGGTGAGAGTGGATTTGGCAGCACTGGAGTCTGAACGCCCGCGCATCAGAGTGGCGGCGCTCATCACCATCGACGACCGCGTAGTACTCGTACGTCACAGGAAAGATGATGCCGCCTACCACCTGCTTCCTGGCGGGGGAGTCGAGCACCGTGAGACGCTTGCGCAAGCCCTCGCGAGGGAGGTCGCCGAGGAGACCGGGCTTGGCATTGTGGTGGGACGGCCGTTGCTCATCAGCGACACCATAGCCCCCGATGGATCCCGGCACACCGTCAACATCATCTTTGACGCGGCGGTGACGCACGGATCGCTAGCCGATCCTGCTGGTGATCCCCGCATCGAAGCGGTCGAACTTGTCGACAGCGAGTCTCTCAGCACACTCGATCTGCGCCCGCCGATCGCTGGCGCCCTCGTTCGCGCACTCGCATCACGACCAACGTTTGCGGCGGAGTATCTTGGCGCACCCTACTCGTCGAAGTGA
- a CDS encoding NCS2 family permease — protein sequence MERLFRFSERGTDLKTEIIAGFTTFMTMAYIIFVNPGILSAAGVPFAGAATATALGAALMCVCMGFITNRPFALASGMGLNAVLTFSVIGFQQANVPWQVGMAVIFVQGLIILVLVLTGLREAVMNAIPLDLKRAIGVGIGLFITLIGLNQGGIIRPAPITLVELGDFTQPYVWVTLIGLLAITLFMALKIKGDILWGILAATAFALVLGVTQLPSKVFAAPDFSTFFAPFAQVDGGIAILQIFTPALLLAIFAIMLTDFFDTMGTVVAVGEQAGFVEPDGKVPGIRNILLVDSAAASVGGLFGASSITTYIESASGVAEGGRSGFTPVVTGALFAIAAFFAPVIGMVGGGFTIPNAEQYAAMAGSGFVPPDGDFYVYPITAGALIIVGFLMMRTVREIPWTDFEEAFPAFLTIVGIPLTYNISYGIGFGFISYVVIKLLHGKAREVHWLMYFVSVAFTITFLMPVISTLIG from the coding sequence ATGGAACGGCTTTTCAGGTTCTCCGAGCGCGGCACCGATCTCAAGACCGAGATCATCGCCGGGTTCACGACGTTCATGACAATGGCATACATCATCTTCGTGAATCCGGGGATTCTCTCGGCCGCCGGAGTGCCCTTCGCCGGCGCAGCCACCGCGACAGCACTTGGTGCGGCCTTGATGTGTGTCTGCATGGGCTTCATCACCAACCGGCCTTTCGCACTTGCATCGGGCATGGGTCTCAACGCTGTGCTGACCTTCTCGGTCATTGGGTTCCAGCAAGCCAACGTGCCCTGGCAGGTCGGCATGGCAGTGATCTTCGTCCAAGGACTCATCATCCTCGTGCTCGTGCTTACCGGGCTCAGGGAAGCGGTCATGAACGCCATCCCGCTTGACCTCAAACGTGCCATCGGCGTCGGAATCGGCCTGTTTATCACGCTCATTGGATTGAACCAGGGCGGGATCATCAGGCCCGCACCGATCACCCTCGTTGAGCTTGGCGATTTCACTCAGCCCTACGTGTGGGTAACCCTCATCGGCCTGCTCGCGATCACGCTGTTCATGGCGCTCAAGATCAAAGGTGACATCTTGTGGGGGATACTCGCGGCCACAGCCTTCGCACTCGTCCTCGGCGTGACGCAGTTGCCCTCCAAGGTCTTCGCGGCACCCGACTTCTCGACGTTCTTCGCGCCATTTGCCCAGGTAGATGGAGGCATCGCGATTCTGCAGATTTTCACCCCGGCACTTCTGCTCGCGATATTCGCTATCATGCTCACCGACTTCTTCGACACGATGGGTACCGTGGTCGCTGTTGGCGAGCAGGCCGGCTTCGTTGAGCCAGACGGAAAGGTCCCTGGAATTCGCAACATTCTGCTCGTTGACTCGGCCGCGGCCTCAGTGGGCGGCTTGTTCGGCGCCAGCTCTATCACCACCTACATCGAGTCTGCTTCCGGCGTTGCCGAAGGTGGCCGCAGTGGATTCACGCCCGTAGTGACGGGTGCCCTCTTCGCGATAGCGGCGTTCTTCGCACCCGTCATCGGAATGGTAGGAGGAGGATTCACGATCCCCAACGCTGAACAGTATGCGGCGATGGCAGGGAGCGGCTTCGTGCCCCCTGACGGCGACTTCTACGTCTATCCAATCACAGCGGGTGCCCTGATAATCGTTGGATTCCTCATGATGCGAACCGTCCGCGAGATCCCGTGGACCGATTTCGAGGAGGCATTTCCCGCGTTCCTGACGATCGTCGGTATCCCGCTCACGTACAACATCAGCTACGGTATCGGATTTGGTTTCATCAGCTACGTCGTGATCAAGCTGCTCCACGGCAAAGCCCGTGAGGTCCACTGGCTGATGTACTTTGTGAGCGTGGCGTTCACAA